The following is a genomic window from Malus sylvestris chromosome 7, drMalSylv7.2, whole genome shotgun sequence.
TTTTTTACATGTTTCATCTACCCggtgattttctttttctgttgtcCGTTCTTCAGGCTTTTCTTTTATGTGAAAGTGAGTTTTGGTTTGCAGGCGAGCAAAAGGGAACTGAAAAAACATTAGCTAAGCGGCCAAGTATGTTGAAGAAGCTTAAGAAATATTTCAGCTTCACAAAGACGAAAACTTAGGTTTAGAGATTTTCGCGACTAAGGGTGACATCAGTTTCAGACCGGGGGAGGGCGTGGGGTGTGAATTCGTGAGCGGATTGCATAATGGGATGAAGTGTGCGTACGGTGTAACATGAGACTGGTGTGGCGACTGCAGAAAGTGGGATTTGAGGTTGTAAACAATCGATCATGTCTTCATGTGATCGATCTATGAAGACATTATCGATCTGTCATAAACGTCCTCTCGTATATTGGCATTCGCAGACGTGTGGATGCAACTTTTGGAGCCTCTGCAGTTCGAGTGGCCCTTTATTAACAAGCGCGTAGACGTTAATATCGTTGAGAGTGCCGTCTTCTTCGATGGAATGCAGTGTTTGATTATGTACTGTTGGTTTCTATTACATATAATATACgtatttcttttctatttttctgccttctgtctttatttttttgataaattttCTCTGATTTCTTGGTGacaaaacaaatcaaattttCTCAAAACTCAGTAACTTACGAATTTGGCGACGGTACATGCATTTACTTACATTCACTATATAACGGCTGCGGTATATGCCTTCAAAAACGTATTGCTTGAAAGATTGTCTATCTACATCAGATGTTGGAAGAATTCAGAGTCAAAGATTATATTCTAACACTACCACTTTTGAGTGGTATGAAGTAAAACGGGTTGACCTGAAATCTGAATAAAACTTAGGCGATTATAATTCACACTACAACAAAGAGCTCACATCGCTAAACCCAAAATCATAAACCCTAAACGATTTTCTCTCCAACAAATTGGAagtccaaattaatttaaattttcacGAAACATTTCATCTATTTATGACCTTTTTTCAAGTGCCATTGCAAATTACTCTTCAGAATTCTATTTTTATTGATCAAATTAGGGGCACAATGCAACTTGAATTTGGATGAAcacaattgaatttcaatttaaTGTTCAAAAGAaagcataatttttttattataagatGGAATAAACTGCAAATATTTCATTTCAAATCACCAAAGGTAAAGTCAAGAAAAaattacaagtatatttttaatacttaattTTATATGACAAACAATCAAAATTCTTTAAATGACTATGGATAAAAGTAAATACCCTAAATCAATtacatattattaaaaaaattcctAATTTTGTCATTCCGAGATTAAATTTTGGCGTATACGATTTTAAGATCACTGAAACTTATAATTGTAATTATagtatttcctttttttttttaaaacaaaaaagacaaaaaaagatGAGTTGCCACGTAGCCATCTCAAAATCCACCAAACCTCCAACACAACGCAAAGGACACCCAATCCGCAAGTACAAAAAtatcctctctccctctccaccaTAATCTCTGATTTCTGCTGAGTCTATCGAGTGTTATTCTGCTTCTGCAAACAATGGCAACCGCAGCACAAGCTGTGATTGCAGCAGCAAACACATTCACATGTACATTTCCTACACAaaggagcttcttcttctccagAAAACTTCAAAAAGTTAACCATCTCACACTAGTTAGAGCTTCCACTGAAGATGCTGACTGTAATGTGGAAGAATGTGCTCCTGACAAGGAGgtaaccctctctctctctctctctctctctctctctatatatatatatatatatatatatgtacatatatctGTCTGTATCACGTATGtaattatgtatgtatgtatataaactcTACCTTAGGTGTTTGGTGTAAGATTGTTAATGGGTTTGATCTTAAAGTTGGATATGCTTATTTTTGTGACTTAAAATTAAGTGTTTAATTAATTGGCAAGCAAAAGTCTTGAATTTAACCCATCAATGTTGGAGCTTTTTGCAGTGATGGGCTATTTGGTAATACCAGATTACTGGATTGGATACCTGAGTAAAGAGAGACCCTAATTTAGGATTAAGTTTAACTATAATTAGTTAGTGATTTTCCCCTGTAATTCTTTCACTTCTAGTTATGTTTTCTGTAGTAATTGGGGAGACTTGTTGCTGCCTTAGACGCTAATTTAGGATTAGGTTTTACTATATCTAGTTGGACTTCAATCACATTGCAAAACAATATGTTTGAATTCTGAAAGACAAACAAATGAAGATTTTTGCTTGGTCTTTGTATTCTTTTCATGGACTTGTCTACCGCGTATCCTCATGGCATCTAGGCAGTTTGAAGAGTGAATTCCTGAAGGGAAGAAACGACTCAACTGCTCTTTGATTGAATCTGGATTTGAAGCACTTTTAGTTGTTTTTGTAGCATAATTGGAACCTTAATGAGCAAGTATTCCTTGTTAAAATCCTGTTATGATTCACCTCACCCGTGCCTTGATGCTATTGGTATACTGTCTAAGTCTCCCTTTGCATCGTTCATTGTACTGGAAGAAAGTTTGTAAATCTCTGCCACCAGCGGAAGCCCATACACAGCAAGAAATTGTTGCAATGTGTCTGGAAAATTTTTGCCTGTATCTGTGgatgggaaaatattaccaaCTATCTGTTCAGAAATCAAAACATATTGGAGTAAAACTCTCAGAACCACAAATGTTGAAACTATTCTTGAGGTACCATTGTTCCAAGCTGTGGTGTCCTCATCCTTCTTCCTCACACGAGTCTGTCTTTCTCATGAAAAACAAATCTGACTGGGAACGAAAACCTGACAATTAAAGAGCGGTTGGTTTCTAGGGTCAATCAATGTTTATCGGTAACACTAAGTATACCTAGCTGCATTCTACTTGACAAAAAAGGATAATTAAACAAatatattttgatatttttatcgTGATGTGAATAGGTTGGAAAAGTGAGCGTGGAATGGTTGGCTGGTGAGAAGACAAAAATTTCTGGGACGTTTCCACCCCGCAATCGGGGTTGGACTGGATACGTTGAGAAGGACACTGCTGGACAGACAAACATATATTCTGTGGAGGTTAGAATTATTgcgttctttttcctttttgttttttctttgataAATCGGTGTTTATTTCTTATCTGAATACCGAAAAAACATTGAATGTACTGGACAGAACGATTATAACTGACAATCACTGGCGGAGGCACCATGAGACTAGGGATGGCCGAGGCCTATCCTGACTTTTATGCATTTGGAAAGTATGCATCTTTCATTTGCTTGAAGCCTTGCTTTTCAAATTCCAAACATAACCCCATCGGTCCATTTCACAAttgaatttaatattttatctaTCTCCCTAATACAAATTAATAGCATTTAAAATCAAAGCAACAATTCACCTTTCTTTGAAGAGTAATAGTTCAGTTTTAGTcataaaaattaagaaacaatCATCTTTTACAATGCAGCCAGACTTCAAAACTTTCCCCTTTCTTTTTGAAATCTCATACATTTTATCATCCAAATCCGAAATGTCGTCAACAAATAAGTCTCATATTTCTTTAATTCTCTATTGTTTCCTCTCTATTCTACACTTACATGAGAGTTAAGATCGTTCGTAAAATTTTTGTGAATGAAATATTATCGATGCATATATATTATGGAATTTTAATTACCTTTGATGCATGTTTTTTAAGAACCTTTGTAAGAGGCCCATCCTCACAAAAAattctggctccgccactgctGACAAttatgaaaggaaaaaaaaaaaaaaaaaaactctatgAAGTTATCCAGAGCTTCAGTTGAGCGATGATACATGATAGCGTGCACAATTCAGAGGGCAAGGCAAAGTGTACAAAGTTCATTAACCATACCCTCCAAAGAGATGTTTAAAACCTACTAATGAATATTGTGGCTATCTGTTCAGAGGGTTTGGttgttttttctcttttcctctcTTATTTGCTCGAGACTTGAGTATATTTCACGTTATAGTGTGTCAACTTTCGTAACTTGTCTACGTTCTCCAGCCTGCAGTTTACGTAGCAGAAAGCGTAATAAGCTCTGGAACTGCAGGGTCTTCTGCCGATGGAGCTGAGAACACAGCAGCAATCACAGCTGGGGTTGCCCTCATTGCTGTTGCTGCAGCTTCATCAATACTCCTCCAAGTAGGTAAGAACTCACCTCCGGTGGTGCAGAAGGTAGAGTACTCTGGGCCATCACTTAGTTACTATATCAGCAAGTTCAAACCAGAGACAACCGAAGCCTCGGCGCCAAGTGTGGTTGAATCTTCCCAGCCGGAACCCTCCCAGATTCAGGTTGAATCAGAGGTTCAGCTGGAGCCTTCAGAGAGTGATGTCAGCAATATCTCTTAGGCAATGAAACTGCTCTAATTTTCTGATATGTAAAATTTActaaatttttttctctatCATCATCAATGTATCTGAGTAATTGTTACTATGTATGTCGTGATACATCTTTGAACAAAAAAGTGTAAATCACAATACACAAGTTGGAGGGAATGTGATTTTGGAAGAATATGACAGATTTTGTATGTCATTTTAGAATAGCTAAATGTGTTTTCAAGTAACCCAAAGCACTTCTAATGACAATGATTGTCAGGaaatgtaaaaagaaaaaaaaaaaaaaaaaaaaaaacattcacgGAACACAGAAAGCATGGAAGTGTTTTTTAGAAGCACATGCTTCTTCAGGAAGCATTTCAAGCACTTCTCTCAAGAAGCATTTCAAGCGTTTTTCTCAGGAATCACTTCAAGTTCTCCCTCTCACTAGTTGCCATCTCCTCCTAGCCCATGTAATGGTTGTCCGATTGTTACTCTCGGCAGGAACTAAATTCATGCTCTCATAAATTTTGGTCATGGCGTGCATCTTACTCTGAAGAGACATTTCGTGGTAGTCTGATTCGTTCTGTTGAAATTTCTGGGTTGTGCAGCACGAAGGCGGGAAGGTCTTTAAAACCCTCCAGTGGTTAGTCCACAGTTTGGACAAAGAGAAGGTTACTTTGGGAGTCATTGTTGCTGAGGATGAAAGTAGGACATCACGTCACTTGAGGCATTGTGCGTCCGAGCAGAACATAGCAGTGACGGAAAGTTATTAATTATTACTTTTACAAGTACATTGGCTCACAtgctatttttcctataaaattaaaaattgagcCTACATCTTTTTTTCAGAATTTAGTTGGATCATAAAAGCTTGCATTAGATAAGCTCCTTCTGTTTCCAGATAAAGGTCGTCCCGCTTTACCAACAATTTAGATCTGAGAGATCCCAGTTTCTGCAACAGCATAGGTAGTAGATGTGCTGTAtgtatttgtaattttgtaggATACATAGTATGGCGATTCCTGAGCTTGCGACCACACGTAGGTAAGTTTGGCGACCGTAGGCAGTAGATGTGTCCATGTATTTGTAATTTATTAACATGTAAGAAGGACAAATATCCTCTCTTCTTATTTCAATTGGTTTATCACCttatttttcatcaaaaatttTATTTCAAGGAAACAAAATTCTACAGATAAATCACCTAATCCTTACAATATTCTCTCTTGTATCACCAATCTCCATATCTTGACCTTTATATATCTTCTTGTTTGTGCTTTGGCTTGCCAAGTGATGAGACTCTATATAAAGAAATTACAAACTAAACGATTTTCTGTTTCTCAATATGTACCATGGGCTATTTAAAGAAAAACTCTAAaacgaaaatgaaaagaaaaaaggcctACCATACATGCATAAGACctaaaatacatgcaaaataaggAATACACGTGGAAGTTTCTATTTCCATGTAAACTTAGTAACACTGGGCATATCAACTTGttaaactaaatttataaaatatgtgacgtgtcatcaataaaaaatatgcaTGTTAATCAACAGTTAAGTAATAATATAATCATCAATAATCAATCATATAATTAAGAAAGTCAAgcgaatattttttttaatacattgtTTTGAGTCACTAGCTTCTACACATATCGTTGTCTAACTTGTTAGGTAGCCCTACTTTAGTATGAGCTGCCCATATTAATCCCTGggacatttttcttttctttatcagTTGTTCAACCTTCAAAGTGCCTACCTTAGGCACATAGTGTACGATTTATAAgggattaattaattagtcaaaaattaataaattgcaGCAGAAAGCTCAAGGGCCGGCCAGCATTCTTTCCATGTGATTCACCAAATTCGGCTTAGTTTATGAGCCACAAAAAAGTTGCATGTTTCagcttgaaatatatatataaatatatatatatatatatatatatatatttatatacgtatgtgtgtgtatatgttgtaccatacttgattaATTTCGAAACTATCAAGCATTGATCAAATTCATACATTTAACAATCTAATGAGAGGTTCATTCTGAGGTACTTCTCCCAAAATACAAGAGTTTTCCTCCAATCAAAAAGTAAATCACAGCATGACATGTGTCAAAGTCACAATAAAGCATCTAAAATCCCAGATCGATCGCAGACCTAAGCTGAAGATCCTTctcaactataaaagaagaTTAATTTCCTACAATTAAGAATTCTTAATATCATTATTGTACTTAAATTCGTTATTAGAACTCAACAATATTCTAAAAATCAGCCTAGAGGCCCGGTTAGGCGCTAGACAATGGTCACATTCATTTATTAAATATCGTGCGATTATTGTtcgtcaggtactgtttatatttaattttaataaaaaatttataataatttatgattgtgcaatatacgataaacaaatgtaattaaattttttttgaattcttacaaaaaaatcaaaagaggatcctcattctcaTAAACCAACTAACTCAGCTACATTAAGAATGGTGTCCCACCTCCCTCCCTTCTATGCGTCTCTTTCCCTCCTTCCCtcccttttttatttaatttcttcaaattGTTAATTTAAaagctttcttttttttcattcaaaataattaaatgatttctaacccACATGTCGCACTTCTTTATCTCTCTTTAAATTTAGTATAAAttcatataacattttaaaattattttgtaaagtATTAAAATGTATAATTATAtagtaaatatatttaaatttgtctagtcatatatatttatgtctACGCGCCGCCTAACTACCTAAATGCTAGTCGGATCCTTATTCAGTAGCCCGACTAGCGACTAACGTCTTTTAAAACTATGAAACccactaatgatgattatgcttgaacctatatattatatatgtaagcccttcactattaatgagaactcctctaccccGTAGATGTAGCCAAACTTAAGGTAAACCACGTATATCTTATGTTTACTTCCTTATCTCTATCTTTTTACATATTATCATCACTAGGTGACCCAGAGCAACcgagcgaaggtcacaaactcaACATTTTACGTTGTTCAAAAGTCTCAttgattttgtacatcaaccATACTAATGATATGAAATTGGGTATAATTTCAATCTCATTCTTGTTCCCAAGTTGATAAAGGAACATGATTTTTTAAAACCAATGCTTTTCAAGTTTAATGTTATTCCTAATTATGACATCAAATTGTTTGTTTCTTTATATGTCTATTGACATGAACTTAAATCTTCCTTGCATTTAGGTAGTAGATGTACTGTAtgtatttgtaattttgtatgATACATAGTATGGCGATTCCTAAGCTTGCCACCGCATGTAGGTAAATTTTGCAACCGTAGGCAGTAGATGTGTCCATGTATTTGTAATTTATTGTGTCCATGTATTTGTAATTTATTAACATGTAAGAAGGACAAATATTCCCTATTTTTATCTCAATTAGTTTATTATCTCAATTAGTTTATTATCTCCTTATTTTCCATCAAATAGAAATTTTATTTCCAGGAAACAAAATTCTACAGATATCACCTAGTCCTTAAACTTGACGCAGACCCATATCTTCATCGATCTTAGAGACTGCCACAGTCGTAGCGGGTATGGCCGTGTGACTCGCTAAACAGGACTGCCAGAAGGACAATGCATATGAGCTTAACAAACTGTGATGAAGTATGAAACATTTTCCCAATCAGGTATGTCTGCAAAGACAATCGCAGAACTCGAGTCTTTCGCTCTTTCACATACTGATCCAACGCTTCCTCTACCATCAGTTTAGTTCCTCTTCCTCTTAGATCAACGCGAGTTTTCTGAGCTAGGCACCGAGCAAGCACAACTGCATCTTCTAGTGCGGCTGAGCCACCTTGTGCAAGGAAAGGTCCCATGGTATGCATGGCATCTCCCGCCAGTGACACAGTCCCCGCGCGAGAGGGTATTCGTAGTATGTCCCATGGTGCATGGTATCTCACGTACTCTGTGAGATGTATAGAGTCTAGCTCGCAATTCTTAAACATCTCTATGATGCTTGTAGGGAAGCCCTCCACCGATTTCACTCCCAACTCCCGAATTAGTTTCTGGTCCTTAGAAGCTGCCGAATCTGTTCATAAAAAGGTAAGTCCgcattttaataatattatacGAATATGTACATAGTGCTTGTGATAATATTATACATTTATGTTATAGTTCTAACGAAATAAACGATAGAAACGACATAGTTTTACGTACCTTGAGAAGAATGTTTTCGAGTCATGAACCAATACACCAGGCTTTCGGTCATGGGGAGTCGTCCCACCTGAGTATCATCTTTTCTCGTTAAAGTGAACTCACTACCGAATTCATGACCATCTGGATATCTTGTGAAGCCTCTTATGACACATATTCTGAAAATATTAGAAGCCTTCATCCCCATCACATTTGATACGATTGAGTTCACTCCGTCGCATCCAATCACAACCTGCTTCCACATTAGTATACATGCATAACCCAAAACACAAAATGCAAGTCATATTGATTAGTTTGCAGGCTAGCAAGCTATGACAGACTTTTCCCTGCATCGCTGCTATGGTAAGATCTCctctttgaaagaaaaaaaaaattaaaatcgaaAGAAATCTGCATTTGATCTTATCTCAAGTTGGAAACATACACTTTGTTAAAAGTACAACACCAGCCCAAATAATAAAGACTGGCCCATgatgaagaaacaaaggagaaaGCATGCATATGCTAGAATCTTTTAGCATGAGTGTGTCGGTGGGAACaagctagaattgtctagcaatTATAACAAATGTGTGGTCATAAGAAAACGTCCATGTCGGTAGGCTGGTTCTAGAATAACAAGATTAGTATTATGTATAGCCCATGTCGGTGGGGCAATAGGATAATCGGCAAGGccacctataaatatgggtgtggtgtaaccaaccaaccaatcaagaaatcaagtagtagtagtaggcaaccaagtgagagtgagaagcaaAAATAGTCTTGTAGGAGTGTGAGTAGTGTGAGTGATCTAGAGTGTTTCTAGAAAGTGAGTGAGTGTTATTGCTTCTAAAGTTGTGTTCTTgtgagtgttgtaatattttgtgtgtgtaatacaagtaatttgtttacttgtgttgtctctccaacacttgtgttagagttgtgtatTCTAAGTTTTCTTTCCAACACACTTTTTTTTGCCAACTTATGTAAACAGATATAAAATACGTTGTTTATGAGTTAGAATTGAcattagaggtcgcacttggtgcgatggcaagtgccttcgtccaTGAGCGGTAGATCTCGGGTTTGAgatttgggagcagcctctccataaaatagGGGTAAGGTTAGTCGACATTcatctctcccagaccctgcgtaaagcgggaggtTTGTGCACTGGGTCCGACCTTTATGAGTTAGAATTGACATTACTTGGCATGAATTCGTAAATCATGCAAGACCGGTTAACACAGACAATAAACAGATTGACTCGGTGTCAGACAACTATACAAGACCAATTAACACAGACAGTGAACAGGTTGACTTGGTGTCAGACATGACTAACCTAATCTCTTACAAGAGTAGTGTTATTAATTAGTATTATAGGAACAAAATAACCCCTTACTTAATATTTATATagataaaaaacaaacaacacATGAAGTTGTACTGGAGAAGTCAGAACAATTAAGCATTACTTACCTTGGGGTTCAAAATTGTTCCATCTTGAAGTTGAAGAACTGGAGAAGAAGTTCCGGGATTCAACTTAACAGAATGCACTTCGCACCCGAAACGTACAGTGTTTGGAGGCAAGTTATCAGCCAAAACACTAACGAGATCAGTCCTCTTCAAAACTCTCAGTTCTTCTTTCCTGTAAATTATTTATTCACCTTATTACTTTTTATTAAGAATCTAAACGACACCTCATCAACGTTTCACATAATAGGAAACATTAAGGTAAAAGTAGACATCATAATTAAAGATAGAAGTCTAATCAAGTTGTTAGTCCAGTGGTATTAATTTCTCATCTCAATGTTCAAAGATATCTCAAATTTGAATCTTTATTTCCGCGTGTATAGATAAGAAAGGTCCAAACCTAAAGGGAGATGAAAGTTTGAGAACTCACCCTACATCCATATTTTCAATTTCACCACTACCGAGTGAAATAAGTTGTCCGCTgaagataaataaaaatattaattagacCATACGTAAGAAATCTGATAATTTATGgaaaattagagagagagagagagagagagagagagagagagagagagagagagagagagtgagaggagATAGAGAGATTCGTACGAGAGTATAGGAAAAGAAGTTTGTCTAAGGAGTGAGGCAACACCAAGCTGATCAAGTGCACGCCAGCCGTTTAGATGCACGATAATAGCTACCCCGGTTGCTGGCAATCTGTTTGATCTTTCCAGGACCACGCTTCTAATGCCTTTCCTGCATGCCAAAATTAACTACAACTATATATCATCCTAAAGTTCGAAGCATTGATGGGATTTATGACTTTCTGTCACAAAATCTGAATGGTCTAGGACCCGTACATAGCCTAAAAGAACTTGCAGAGAAAGGACTTATGATATGTTCCAGAACTAAATGAACGTACGTATGAGTTCTGGAAAAATATTGACATCTATCACTAAACAAAGGAAGTATTTAGAAAGAACAGAAATTAGGCTGGTGTAAGAGTAAAACCTGTGAAGAGCAAGAGCAGTGGCAAGGCCGCAAATCCCACCACCCACAATTACAATACTCTCTCTTGTATCACCAATCTCCATATCTTGACCTCTCTATGTCTTCTTTTTTGTCCCTTGGCTTGCCAAGCGATGAGGCTCTATAAAGAAATGACAACAAACTAAACTATATTCTGTTTCTCAATATATACCATGGCCGCTATTTAAAGaaaaactctaaaaacaagataaataaaattaaaaaaaaccctcACAACTACGTGCCTAAAATACATGCAAAACAAGGAATACAAGTGGAAGTTTCTAACTCTATACAAATCTAGAGTAATGCTAGGTCGACCAACTTTTTAgatcaaatttgtaaatcatgtgATGTGTCACTAGTAAAAAATAAGCGTATTAATCTATatttaataattcaattatcaataattacttcatatattttacaaaatttaatctgaATATTTGTCTCCTTAACATTACCCACAAACTTACTAGATAACGAAAAGCTCAAGCAAATACTTAATATATTGAATTACTAGCATCTAAACATCTAGTCGCCGAACTTGATAACTAGCCCTACTTTAGTATGACCCATATTGATCCCTAGGACAGTTTTTTATTGGTTGTTCAAATTTCAAAGTGACTACCTTAGGCACATAGTTTACGATTCAGAGGGAATAAATGTGCAACAGAAAACGCAAGGGCGGGCAAGCATTCTTTGCATGTGGTTCACCAAATTCGGCTTAGTTTATAAGCCTCATAAAGCTTGCATGTTTCAGTTTGaaataactatatatatatatgggccAGCATTCTTTGCATGTGGTTCAACAAATTCGGCTTAGTTTATAAGCCTCATAAAGGTTGCATGTTTCAGTTTGaaataactatatatatatatatattatactgaTTGTATAGAATTGGGTATAAGTTCAATCTCATTCTTGTTCCCAAGTTGGTAAAGAAACATGATACCAATACTTTTCAAGTTTAATGTTATTCCTAATTATGACTTCAAACTTGTTGTGAATAATATGTGGATGGCCCATATAAATAGTTttttactatttatgcacagtattttcactatttatttgtggaaaatttgtaaaatgaatagtgttttctctttgtttataaaatgattgaaaggtgAAGAAGAGGAGGGACCCATGggagagataggaaggaagaaaggaagagagaaaaaaagaggaagagagaaaaagaaatgaagaggagaggagataatagagagagttatctttgtactcatattattccaaattataatgaaagcaccactgctgccccgatgACGTACTctagtcacactgactgtagaggaacctcgtaaattttgtttcttgtttatttattctacTGCACACACCGTctattttacaacacgttatcagcacgaaaAACTCTCATGTCAGTGGAAGGCACAACGCCATAAATCCGATGAAGCATTACCTACCTTCCACCTCTACTAGCCAAAAATCTCACAGAATAAAAGAGATGTCCATTTTCTGTATCTCCCACCTCGCCAGAAGCACCCCACTGAATTCTGGtgagaattaaaatttacaACGACCTGAAGTTGTCACGAGATAAGAAAACTCGTACTTGACAACTGGTTTCTAGAGATCCAGAAGAATCTCGTTAGACTTGGAAACCCAGAA
Proteins encoded in this region:
- the LOC126629635 gene encoding protein MAINTENANCE OF PSII UNDER HIGH LIGHT 1-like; translation: MATAAQAVIAAANTFTCTFPTQRSFFFSRKLQKVNHLTLVRASTEDADCNVEECAPDKEVGKVSVEWLAGEKTKISGTFPPRNRGWTGYVEKDTAGQTNIYSVEPAVYVAESVISSGTAGSSADGAENTAAITAGVALIAVAAASSILLQVGKNSPPVVQKVEYSGPSLSYYISKFKPETTEASAPSVVESSQPEPSQIQVESEVQLEPSESDVSNIS
- the LOC126629636 gene encoding monooxygenase 1-like, which produces MEIGDTRESIVIVGGGICGLATALALHRKGIRSVVLERSNRLPATGVAIIVHLNGWRALDQLGVASLLRQTSFPILSGQLISLGSGEIENMDVGKEELRVLKRTDLVSVLADNLPPNTVRFGCEVHSVKLNPGTSSPVLQLQDGTILNPKVVIGCDGVNSIVSNVMGMKASNIFRICVIRGFTRYPDGHEFGSEFTLTRKDDTQVGRLPMTESLVYWFMTRKHSSQDSAASKDQKLIRELGVKSVEGFPTSIIEMFKNCELDSIHLTEYVRYHAPWDILRIPSRAGTVSLAGDAMHTMGPFLAQGGSAALEDAVVLARCLAQKTRVDLRGRGTKLMVEEALDQYVKERKTRVLRLSLQTYLIGKMFHTSSQFVKLICIVLLAVLFSESHGHTRYDCGSL